A region from the Acyrthosiphon pisum isolate AL4f chromosome A1, pea_aphid_22Mar2018_4r6ur, whole genome shotgun sequence genome encodes:
- the LOC103307787 gene encoding ATP-dependent DNA helicase PIF1-like, with product MHEYTQDALCIAQTKGKPCLFMIFTCNAQWPEITDNLLPHQQARDRHDLVARVFKYSIHYPMEFLNSLTIPGLPPHILTLKIGAPIMILRNINPPKLCNGTRLSVKSLKNNVIEATILTGCGKGEVVYIPRIPIKPSDVPFGFERLQFPVKLAFTFTINKSQGQSLKCTGLLLDPMCFSHGQLYVCSRGGDPKNLYIYCPNGKTKIEIYLYI from the exons ATGCATGAGTACACACAAGACGCTCTTTGTATAGCGCAAACAAAAGGAAAACCTTgcttatttatgatatttacttGTAACGCTCAATGGCCTGAAATAACAGATAACTTGTTACCCCATCAGCAAGCAAGAGATAGACATGATTTAGTGGCGAGAgtattcaaat ATTCAATACACTATCCAATggagtttttaaattctttgacAATACCAGGTTTACCTCCTcatatattaactttaaaaattggAGCACCTATCatgattttaagaaatattaatccACCTAAATTATGCAATGGAACCCGTTTAAGTGTAAAatctttgaaaaataatgtaatagaaGCTACAATATTAACCGGATGTGGAAAAGGTGAAGTCGTATATATACCAAGAATACCTATTAAACCCAGTGATGTGCCGTTTGGATTTGAGCGATTACAGTTCCCGGTAAAACTTGCATTCACCTTCACCATAAATAAATCTCAAGGTCAATCATTGAAATGTACGGGACTTCTACTTGATCCTATGTGCTTCTCTCATGGACAATTATATGTATGTTCAAGAGGCGGTGACCCGAAAAATCTCTACATTTATTGTCCGAATGGAAAAACAAAGATtgaaatttatctatatatataa